A genomic window from Betta splendens chromosome 24, fBetSpl5.4, whole genome shotgun sequence includes:
- the map7b gene encoding ensconsin isoform X9, with product MPESKGHGRGRGGGGCSCSKWKLKKGGSRAAVPALFTITEEEEGQRRRDVRKKKKKASFSQDGRESSATRPSSSGSGQTYTPTLTPTPTPTPTFSHTTTSNSPGNVAATKTDSLVFNKLDERQRLARERREEQERQNAVREAQWQAREERAKQHYEKHLEERKKKLEEQRLKEDRRRAAVEEKRRQKQEEDKVRHEAVIRRTTERSQRTRPKPNRWSWGGALHTNTPSTPADADRRSVSTMNLSKHTDPVITKRLSASSATLLHSPDRGLQIRTASSPVINKAQSKSQLPQGKTSQHKTGLRRLPLTPWESNIVNRLQQPTHSYLARSRSAMSLSGEQTVSCHPMGSMSFKTLQAQPLPHCRSQERSLSRETASSSSTVPRRRTTGTTQKKERDGVRKSWSNLSLPLVPILTLPPSRHSSSPAKKSTKHTAPSPGRPPQKPAGRPPTPKLLKSPGAEDPGNLRPVRITPESPVSLTPFKAQEEEEQVLSPPQPRPQPLGQNKASTDQTPAAPTAATESVSSPPAHKPSTGTTDPEEASRILAENRRLAREQREREEEERRQQEEQARLAKEEMARRKAEERAKREEEAQRQAEERRRKEEEEERKAEEERLQKEREETERLQKQKEEEETKQRQENERLRKEREKHFQKEEAERLERKKRLEEIMKRTRRSDTAEKKVIPSKNGDGAGTSASPAPSAVNASPTHNSNGSGRQPDPITIPSTAALSHPDQRENGEFEEVIELPSHSRLSPPEGEEERQQQEERLPVIAFRENGLLKPLSGIEDISAQQGADVA from the exons ATGCCAGAGAGTAAAGGGCATGGACGAGGAAGAGGCGGAGGCGGGTGCTCATGTAGCAAGTGGAAACTTAAGAAGGGAGGAAGCCGTGCAGCCGTCCCGGCACTGTTCACCAtcactgaggaagaggagggacaGAGACGGAGGGATGTTcgtaagaaaaagaaaaaag CTTCCTTCTCACAGGATGGCAGAGAGTCTTCTGCCACTCGCCCGAGCTCCTCTGGCTCTGGACAGACCTACACCCCCACCCTGACCCCGACTCCCACCCCGACCCCAACCTTCAgccacaccaccaccagcaaCAGCCCCGGCAACGTCGCCGCCACCAAAACAG ACTCGCTGGTCTTCAACAAGTTGGATGAGAGGCAGAGGCTTGCCCGTGAGCGccgagaggagcaggagaggcagaaCG CCGTCAGAGAGGCCCAGTGGCAGGCACGCGAGGAGCGGGCGAAGCAGCACTATGAGAAgcacctggaggagaggaagaagaagctggaggagcagaggttgAAGGAGGACCGGCGGCGAGCTGCCgtggaggagaagcggcgtcagaagcaggaggaggacaag GTTCGTCACGAGGCGGTGATTCGTCGGACGACGGAAAGGAGCCAGAGAACTCGACCGAAGCCCAACCGCTGGTCATGGGGTGGAGCGCTGCACACCAACACGCCCAGCACGCCCGCTG ATGCTGACAGGAGGTCAGTGTCCACGATGAATCTATCCAAACATACAGACCCTGTCATTACCAAGcgcctctctgcttcctccgcCACACTGCTACACTCACCAGACCGAG GTTTACAGATAAGAACCGCATCTTCCCCTGTCATTAACAAAGCTCAGTCCAAATCCCAGCTACCCCAGGGAAAGACCAGCCAACACAAAACAG gtcTGCGCCGTCTTCCATTGACACCGTGGGAAAGCAATATTGTGAACCGTCTGCAGCAGCCAACACACTCCTACCTGGCCCGTAGCCGCAGTGCCATGAGTCTGTCTGGAGAGCAAACAG TGTCTTGCCACCCCATGGGCTCCATGTCCTTCAAGACCCTGCAGGCTCAGCCGCTCCCTCACTGCCGCAGCCAGGAGAGGAGCCTCAGCAGGGAGacggcctcttcctcctccacagtcCCACGCAGGAGGACCACTGGAACCACACAG AAGAAAGAGCGAGACGGTGTCAGGAAGTCATGGAGCAACCTGTCACTCCCATTGGTTCCCATTCTGACTTTGCCACCCAGCAGACATTCCTCTTCTCCAGCCAAGAAGAGCACCAAGCACACAGCACCCTCTCCTGGCAG GCCTCCCCAGAAGCCAGCAGGGCGCCCTCCAACGCCCAAGCTGCTGAAATCTCCAGGAGCTGAAGACCCTGGAAACCTTCGTCCAGTCAGGATTACACCTGAGAGCCCTGTGAGCCTGACACCCTTCAAAGcccaagaggaggaagagcaggtccTCAGTCCACCTCAGCCTCGACCCCAGCCGCTAGGTCAGAACAAGGCCTCAACAGAccagacaccagcagcacctACAGCAGCCACTG AAAGTGTAAGCAGTCCTCCAGCCCACAAGCCCTCCACTGGCACTACAGATCCAGAGGAAGCAAGTCGTATACTGGCTGAGAACCGTCGCCTGGCCCgcgagcagagggagagagaggaggaggaacgcagacaacaggaggagcaggcaag GTTAGCAAAGGAAGAGATGGCTCGACGAAAGGCAGAGGAGCGggcaaagagagaggaggaggctcagCGGCAggcagaggaaaggagaaggaaggaggaggaggaggagaggaaagcagaggaagagagactgcagaaggaaagagaggagacagagagactcCAAAAGCAG aaagaagaagaggagaccaaacaaagacaagagaacgagagactcagaaaggagagagagaaacatttccagaaagaggaggctgaacgcctggagagaaaaaag CGGCTGGAGGAGATCATGAAGAGAACGAGACGTTCAGACACAGCAGAGAAG AAAGTTATTCCTAGCAAAAATGGTGATGGTGCAG GGACCTCTgcatctcctgctccttctgcagTGAATGCGTCACCAACACACAACAGTAATGGTAGCGGTCGCCAGCCTGACCCCATCACGATCCCCAGCACTGCAGCACTGAGCCACCCTGACCAGAG AGAGAACGGGGAGTTTGAAGAGGTTATTGAACTGCCTTCACATTCCAGGCTGTCTCCtccagagggagaggaggagcggcagcagcaggaggagaggctcCCTGTCATAGCCTTTAGGGAGAACGGTCTCCTGAAGCCTCTGAGTGGAATAGAAGACATATCAgcacagcagggagcag aTGTTGCTTGA
- the map7b gene encoding ensconsin isoform X1 — protein sequence MPESKGHGRGRGGGGCSCSKWKLKKGGSRAAVPALFTITEEEEGQRRRDVRKKKKKASFSQDGRESSATRPSSSGSGQTYTPTLTPTPTPTPTFSHTTTSNSPGNVAATKTDSLVFNKLDERQRLARERREEQERQNAVREAQWQAREERAKQHYEKHLEERKKKLEEQRLKEDRRRAAVEEKRRQKQEEDKVRHEAVIRRTTERSQRTRPKPNRWSWGGALHTNTPSTPAGFVESAFLYPLDLAGLEHMQGAFSLYHRYGMTSQYADRRSVSTMNLSKHTDPVITKRLSASSATLLHSPDRGLQIRTASSPVINKAQSKSQLPQGKTSQHKTGLRRLPLTPWESNIVNRLQQPTHSYLARSRSAMSLSGEQTAMPVCPRSVSCHPMGSMSFKTLQAQPLPHCRSQERSLSRETASSSSTVPRRRTTGTTQKKERDGVRKSWSNLSLPLVPILTLPPSRHSSSPAKKSTKHTAPSPGRPPQKPAGRPPTPKLLKSPGAEDPGNLRPVRITPESPVSLTPFKAQEEEEQVLSPPQPRPQPLGQNKASTDQTPAAPTAATESVSSPPAHKPSTGTTDPEEASRILAENRRLAREQREREEEERRQQEEQARLAKEEMARRKAEERAKREEEAQRQAEERRRKEEEEERKAEEERLQKEREETERLQKQKEEEETKQRQENERLRKEREKHFQKEEAERLERKKRLEEIMKRTRRSDTAEKKVIPSKNGDGAGTSASPAPSAVNASPTHNSNGSGRQPDPITIPSTAALSHPDQRENGEFEEVIELPSHSRLSPPEGEEERQQQEERLPVIAFRENGLLKPLSGIEDISAQQGADVA from the exons ATGCCAGAGAGTAAAGGGCATGGACGAGGAAGAGGCGGAGGCGGGTGCTCATGTAGCAAGTGGAAACTTAAGAAGGGAGGAAGCCGTGCAGCCGTCCCGGCACTGTTCACCAtcactgaggaagaggagggacaGAGACGGAGGGATGTTcgtaagaaaaagaaaaaag CTTCCTTCTCACAGGATGGCAGAGAGTCTTCTGCCACTCGCCCGAGCTCCTCTGGCTCTGGACAGACCTACACCCCCACCCTGACCCCGACTCCCACCCCGACCCCAACCTTCAgccacaccaccaccagcaaCAGCCCCGGCAACGTCGCCGCCACCAAAACAG ACTCGCTGGTCTTCAACAAGTTGGATGAGAGGCAGAGGCTTGCCCGTGAGCGccgagaggagcaggagaggcagaaCG CCGTCAGAGAGGCCCAGTGGCAGGCACGCGAGGAGCGGGCGAAGCAGCACTATGAGAAgcacctggaggagaggaagaagaagctggaggagcagaggttgAAGGAGGACCGGCGGCGAGCTGCCgtggaggagaagcggcgtcagaagcaggaggaggacaag GTTCGTCACGAGGCGGTGATTCGTCGGACGACGGAAAGGAGCCAGAGAACTCGACCGAAGCCCAACCGCTGGTCATGGGGTGGAGCGCTGCACACCAACACGCCCAGCACGCCCGCTG GTTTTGTTGAGTCGGCTTTCCTCTATCCACTCGACCTTGCTGGACTGGAGCACATGCAGGGTGCTTTCAGTCTCTACCACAGATACGGAATGACCTCCCAAT ATGCTGACAGGAGGTCAGTGTCCACGATGAATCTATCCAAACATACAGACCCTGTCATTACCAAGcgcctctctgcttcctccgcCACACTGCTACACTCACCAGACCGAG GTTTACAGATAAGAACCGCATCTTCCCCTGTCATTAACAAAGCTCAGTCCAAATCCCAGCTACCCCAGGGAAAGACCAGCCAACACAAAACAG gtcTGCGCCGTCTTCCATTGACACCGTGGGAAAGCAATATTGTGAACCGTCTGCAGCAGCCAACACACTCCTACCTGGCCCGTAGCCGCAGTGCCATGAGTCTGTCTGGAGAGCAAACAG CCATGCCTGTGTGTCCTCGCTCAGTGTCTTGCCACCCCATGGGCTCCATGTCCTTCAAGACCCTGCAGGCTCAGCCGCTCCCTCACTGCCGCAGCCAGGAGAGGAGCCTCAGCAGGGAGacggcctcttcctcctccacagtcCCACGCAGGAGGACCACTGGAACCACACAG AAGAAAGAGCGAGACGGTGTCAGGAAGTCATGGAGCAACCTGTCACTCCCATTGGTTCCCATTCTGACTTTGCCACCCAGCAGACATTCCTCTTCTCCAGCCAAGAAGAGCACCAAGCACACAGCACCCTCTCCTGGCAG GCCTCCCCAGAAGCCAGCAGGGCGCCCTCCAACGCCCAAGCTGCTGAAATCTCCAGGAGCTGAAGACCCTGGAAACCTTCGTCCAGTCAGGATTACACCTGAGAGCCCTGTGAGCCTGACACCCTTCAAAGcccaagaggaggaagagcaggtccTCAGTCCACCTCAGCCTCGACCCCAGCCGCTAGGTCAGAACAAGGCCTCAACAGAccagacaccagcagcacctACAGCAGCCACTG AAAGTGTAAGCAGTCCTCCAGCCCACAAGCCCTCCACTGGCACTACAGATCCAGAGGAAGCAAGTCGTATACTGGCTGAGAACCGTCGCCTGGCCCgcgagcagagggagagagaggaggaggaacgcagacaacaggaggagcaggcaag GTTAGCAAAGGAAGAGATGGCTCGACGAAAGGCAGAGGAGCGggcaaagagagaggaggaggctcagCGGCAggcagaggaaaggagaaggaaggaggaggaggaggagaggaaagcagaggaagagagactgcagaaggaaagagaggagacagagagactcCAAAAGCAG aaagaagaagaggagaccaaacaaagacaagagaacgagagactcagaaaggagagagagaaacatttccagaaagaggaggctgaacgcctggagagaaaaaag CGGCTGGAGGAGATCATGAAGAGAACGAGACGTTCAGACACAGCAGAGAAG AAAGTTATTCCTAGCAAAAATGGTGATGGTGCAG GGACCTCTgcatctcctgctccttctgcagTGAATGCGTCACCAACACACAACAGTAATGGTAGCGGTCGCCAGCCTGACCCCATCACGATCCCCAGCACTGCAGCACTGAGCCACCCTGACCAGAG AGAGAACGGGGAGTTTGAAGAGGTTATTGAACTGCCTTCACATTCCAGGCTGTCTCCtccagagggagaggaggagcggcagcagcaggaggagaggctcCCTGTCATAGCCTTTAGGGAGAACGGTCTCCTGAAGCCTCTGAGTGGAATAGAAGACATATCAgcacagcagggagcag aTGTTGCTTGA
- the map7b gene encoding ensconsin isoform X5, giving the protein MPESKGHGRGRGGGGCSCSKWKLKKGGSRAAVPALFTITEEEEGQRRRDVRKKKKKASFSQDGRESSATRPSSSGSGQTYTPTLTPTPTPTPTFSHTTTSNSPGNVAATKTDSLVFNKLDERQRLARERREEQERQNAVREAQWQAREERAKQHYEKHLEERKKKLEEQRLKEDRRRAAVEEKRRQKQEEDKVRHEAVIRRTTERSQRTRPKPNRWSWGGALHTNTPSTPAGFVESAFLYPLDLAGLEHMQGAFSLYHRYGMTSQYADRRSVSTMNLSKHTDPVITKRLSASSATLLHSPDRGLRRLPLTPWESNIVNRLQQPTHSYLARSRSAMSLSGEQTAMPVCPRSVSCHPMGSMSFKTLQAQPLPHCRSQERSLSRETASSSSTVPRRRTTGTTQKKERDGVRKSWSNLSLPLVPILTLPPSRHSSSPAKKSTKHTAPSPGRPPQKPAGRPPTPKLLKSPGAEDPGNLRPVRITPESPVSLTPFKAQEEEEQVLSPPQPRPQPLGQNKASTDQTPAAPTAATESVSSPPAHKPSTGTTDPEEASRILAENRRLAREQREREEEERRQQEEQARLAKEEMARRKAEERAKREEEAQRQAEERRRKEEEEERKAEEERLQKEREETERLQKQKEEEETKQRQENERLRKEREKHFQKEEAERLERKKRLEEIMKRTRRSDTAEKKVIPSKNGDGAGTSASPAPSAVNASPTHNSNGSGRQPDPITIPSTAALSHPDQRENGEFEEVIELPSHSRLSPPEGEEERQQQEERLPVIAFRENGLLKPLSGIEDISAQQGADVA; this is encoded by the exons ATGCCAGAGAGTAAAGGGCATGGACGAGGAAGAGGCGGAGGCGGGTGCTCATGTAGCAAGTGGAAACTTAAGAAGGGAGGAAGCCGTGCAGCCGTCCCGGCACTGTTCACCAtcactgaggaagaggagggacaGAGACGGAGGGATGTTcgtaagaaaaagaaaaaag CTTCCTTCTCACAGGATGGCAGAGAGTCTTCTGCCACTCGCCCGAGCTCCTCTGGCTCTGGACAGACCTACACCCCCACCCTGACCCCGACTCCCACCCCGACCCCAACCTTCAgccacaccaccaccagcaaCAGCCCCGGCAACGTCGCCGCCACCAAAACAG ACTCGCTGGTCTTCAACAAGTTGGATGAGAGGCAGAGGCTTGCCCGTGAGCGccgagaggagcaggagaggcagaaCG CCGTCAGAGAGGCCCAGTGGCAGGCACGCGAGGAGCGGGCGAAGCAGCACTATGAGAAgcacctggaggagaggaagaagaagctggaggagcagaggttgAAGGAGGACCGGCGGCGAGCTGCCgtggaggagaagcggcgtcagaagcaggaggaggacaag GTTCGTCACGAGGCGGTGATTCGTCGGACGACGGAAAGGAGCCAGAGAACTCGACCGAAGCCCAACCGCTGGTCATGGGGTGGAGCGCTGCACACCAACACGCCCAGCACGCCCGCTG GTTTTGTTGAGTCGGCTTTCCTCTATCCACTCGACCTTGCTGGACTGGAGCACATGCAGGGTGCTTTCAGTCTCTACCACAGATACGGAATGACCTCCCAAT ATGCTGACAGGAGGTCAGTGTCCACGATGAATCTATCCAAACATACAGACCCTGTCATTACCAAGcgcctctctgcttcctccgcCACACTGCTACACTCACCAGACCGAG gtcTGCGCCGTCTTCCATTGACACCGTGGGAAAGCAATATTGTGAACCGTCTGCAGCAGCCAACACACTCCTACCTGGCCCGTAGCCGCAGTGCCATGAGTCTGTCTGGAGAGCAAACAG CCATGCCTGTGTGTCCTCGCTCAGTGTCTTGCCACCCCATGGGCTCCATGTCCTTCAAGACCCTGCAGGCTCAGCCGCTCCCTCACTGCCGCAGCCAGGAGAGGAGCCTCAGCAGGGAGacggcctcttcctcctccacagtcCCACGCAGGAGGACCACTGGAACCACACAG AAGAAAGAGCGAGACGGTGTCAGGAAGTCATGGAGCAACCTGTCACTCCCATTGGTTCCCATTCTGACTTTGCCACCCAGCAGACATTCCTCTTCTCCAGCCAAGAAGAGCACCAAGCACACAGCACCCTCTCCTGGCAG GCCTCCCCAGAAGCCAGCAGGGCGCCCTCCAACGCCCAAGCTGCTGAAATCTCCAGGAGCTGAAGACCCTGGAAACCTTCGTCCAGTCAGGATTACACCTGAGAGCCCTGTGAGCCTGACACCCTTCAAAGcccaagaggaggaagagcaggtccTCAGTCCACCTCAGCCTCGACCCCAGCCGCTAGGTCAGAACAAGGCCTCAACAGAccagacaccagcagcacctACAGCAGCCACTG AAAGTGTAAGCAGTCCTCCAGCCCACAAGCCCTCCACTGGCACTACAGATCCAGAGGAAGCAAGTCGTATACTGGCTGAGAACCGTCGCCTGGCCCgcgagcagagggagagagaggaggaggaacgcagacaacaggaggagcaggcaag GTTAGCAAAGGAAGAGATGGCTCGACGAAAGGCAGAGGAGCGggcaaagagagaggaggaggctcagCGGCAggcagaggaaaggagaaggaaggaggaggaggaggagaggaaagcagaggaagagagactgcagaaggaaagagaggagacagagagactcCAAAAGCAG aaagaagaagaggagaccaaacaaagacaagagaacgagagactcagaaaggagagagagaaacatttccagaaagaggaggctgaacgcctggagagaaaaaag CGGCTGGAGGAGATCATGAAGAGAACGAGACGTTCAGACACAGCAGAGAAG AAAGTTATTCCTAGCAAAAATGGTGATGGTGCAG GGACCTCTgcatctcctgctccttctgcagTGAATGCGTCACCAACACACAACAGTAATGGTAGCGGTCGCCAGCCTGACCCCATCACGATCCCCAGCACTGCAGCACTGAGCCACCCTGACCAGAG AGAGAACGGGGAGTTTGAAGAGGTTATTGAACTGCCTTCACATTCCAGGCTGTCTCCtccagagggagaggaggagcggcagcagcaggaggagaggctcCCTGTCATAGCCTTTAGGGAGAACGGTCTCCTGAAGCCTCTGAGTGGAATAGAAGACATATCAgcacagcagggagcag aTGTTGCTTGA
- the map7b gene encoding ensconsin isoform X10 gives MKQNQASFSQDGRESSATRPSSSGSGQTYTPTLTPTPTPTPTFSHTTTSNSPGNVAATKTDSLVFNKLDERQRLARERREEQERQNAVREAQWQAREERAKQHYEKHLEERKKKLEEQRLKEDRRRAAVEEKRRQKQEEDKVRHEAVIRRTTERSQRTRPKPNRWSWGGALHTNTPSTPAGFVESAFLYPLDLAGLEHMQGAFSLYHRYGMTSQYADRRSVSTMNLSKHTDPVITKRLSASSATLLHSPDRGLQIRTASSPVINKAQSKSQLPQGKTSQHKTGLRRLPLTPWESNIVNRLQQPTHSYLARSRSAMSLSGEQTAMPVCPRSVSCHPMGSMSFKTLQAQPLPHCRSQERSLSRETASSSSTVPRRRTTGTTQKKERDGVRKSWSNLSLPLVPILTLPPSRHSSSPAKKSTKHTAPSPGRPPQKPAGRPPTPKLLKSPGAEDPGNLRPVRITPESPVSLTPFKAQEEEEQVLSPPQPRPQPLGQNKASTDQTPAAPTAATESVSSPPAHKPSTGTTDPEEASRILAENRRLAREQREREEEERRQQEEQARLAKEEMARRKAEERAKREEEAQRQAEERRRKEEEEERKAEEERLQKEREETERLQKQKEEEETKQRQENERLRKEREKHFQKEEAERLERKKRLEEIMKRTRRSDTAEKKVIPSKNGDGAGTSASPAPSAVNASPTHNSNGSGRQPDPITIPSTAALSHPDQRENGEFEEVIELPSHSRLSPPEGEEERQQQEERLPVIAFRENGLLKPLSGIEDISAQQGADVA, from the exons ATGAAGCAGAATCAAG CTTCCTTCTCACAGGATGGCAGAGAGTCTTCTGCCACTCGCCCGAGCTCCTCTGGCTCTGGACAGACCTACACCCCCACCCTGACCCCGACTCCCACCCCGACCCCAACCTTCAgccacaccaccaccagcaaCAGCCCCGGCAACGTCGCCGCCACCAAAACAG ACTCGCTGGTCTTCAACAAGTTGGATGAGAGGCAGAGGCTTGCCCGTGAGCGccgagaggagcaggagaggcagaaCG CCGTCAGAGAGGCCCAGTGGCAGGCACGCGAGGAGCGGGCGAAGCAGCACTATGAGAAgcacctggaggagaggaagaagaagctggaggagcagaggttgAAGGAGGACCGGCGGCGAGCTGCCgtggaggagaagcggcgtcagaagcaggaggaggacaag GTTCGTCACGAGGCGGTGATTCGTCGGACGACGGAAAGGAGCCAGAGAACTCGACCGAAGCCCAACCGCTGGTCATGGGGTGGAGCGCTGCACACCAACACGCCCAGCACGCCCGCTG GTTTTGTTGAGTCGGCTTTCCTCTATCCACTCGACCTTGCTGGACTGGAGCACATGCAGGGTGCTTTCAGTCTCTACCACAGATACGGAATGACCTCCCAAT ATGCTGACAGGAGGTCAGTGTCCACGATGAATCTATCCAAACATACAGACCCTGTCATTACCAAGcgcctctctgcttcctccgcCACACTGCTACACTCACCAGACCGAG GTTTACAGATAAGAACCGCATCTTCCCCTGTCATTAACAAAGCTCAGTCCAAATCCCAGCTACCCCAGGGAAAGACCAGCCAACACAAAACAG gtcTGCGCCGTCTTCCATTGACACCGTGGGAAAGCAATATTGTGAACCGTCTGCAGCAGCCAACACACTCCTACCTGGCCCGTAGCCGCAGTGCCATGAGTCTGTCTGGAGAGCAAACAG CCATGCCTGTGTGTCCTCGCTCAGTGTCTTGCCACCCCATGGGCTCCATGTCCTTCAAGACCCTGCAGGCTCAGCCGCTCCCTCACTGCCGCAGCCAGGAGAGGAGCCTCAGCAGGGAGacggcctcttcctcctccacagtcCCACGCAGGAGGACCACTGGAACCACACAG AAGAAAGAGCGAGACGGTGTCAGGAAGTCATGGAGCAACCTGTCACTCCCATTGGTTCCCATTCTGACTTTGCCACCCAGCAGACATTCCTCTTCTCCAGCCAAGAAGAGCACCAAGCACACAGCACCCTCTCCTGGCAG GCCTCCCCAGAAGCCAGCAGGGCGCCCTCCAACGCCCAAGCTGCTGAAATCTCCAGGAGCTGAAGACCCTGGAAACCTTCGTCCAGTCAGGATTACACCTGAGAGCCCTGTGAGCCTGACACCCTTCAAAGcccaagaggaggaagagcaggtccTCAGTCCACCTCAGCCTCGACCCCAGCCGCTAGGTCAGAACAAGGCCTCAACAGAccagacaccagcagcacctACAGCAGCCACTG AAAGTGTAAGCAGTCCTCCAGCCCACAAGCCCTCCACTGGCACTACAGATCCAGAGGAAGCAAGTCGTATACTGGCTGAGAACCGTCGCCTGGCCCgcgagcagagggagagagaggaggaggaacgcagacaacaggaggagcaggcaag GTTAGCAAAGGAAGAGATGGCTCGACGAAAGGCAGAGGAGCGggcaaagagagaggaggaggctcagCGGCAggcagaggaaaggagaaggaaggaggaggaggaggagaggaaagcagaggaagagagactgcagaaggaaagagaggagacagagagactcCAAAAGCAG aaagaagaagaggagaccaaacaaagacaagagaacgagagactcagaaaggagagagagaaacatttccagaaagaggaggctgaacgcctggagagaaaaaag CGGCTGGAGGAGATCATGAAGAGAACGAGACGTTCAGACACAGCAGAGAAG AAAGTTATTCCTAGCAAAAATGGTGATGGTGCAG GGACCTCTgcatctcctgctccttctgcagTGAATGCGTCACCAACACACAACAGTAATGGTAGCGGTCGCCAGCCTGACCCCATCACGATCCCCAGCACTGCAGCACTGAGCCACCCTGACCAGAG AGAGAACGGGGAGTTTGAAGAGGTTATTGAACTGCCTTCACATTCCAGGCTGTCTCCtccagagggagaggaggagcggcagcagcaggaggagaggctcCCTGTCATAGCCTTTAGGGAGAACGGTCTCCTGAAGCCTCTGAGTGGAATAGAAGACATATCAgcacagcagggagcag aTGTTGCTTGA